A single genomic interval of Pyrus communis chromosome 5, drPyrComm1.1, whole genome shotgun sequence harbors:
- the LOC137734039 gene encoding thylakoid lumenal 15 kDa protein 1, chloroplastic-like, with amino-acid sequence MALLNVSICSSKLPPKPSLSLPHKPHPSRQHLPLSAGYPPPQLVKNRLETSGSSVLSLGESVCKASLIALLSASLFVANPAFAFKGGGPYGAEVTRGQDLTGKDFSGKTLIKQDFKTSILRQANFKGAKLLGASFFDADLTGADLSDADLRAVDFSLANVTKANLSNANLEGAVATGNTSFKGSNITGADFTDVPLREDQREYLCKVADGVNPTTGNPTRETLLCN; translated from the exons ATGGCGCTTCTCAACGTCTCCATCTGCTCTTCCAAACTCCCCCCAaaaccctccctctctctcccccataAACCTCACCCTTCCCGCCAACACCTCCCTCTCTCCGCCGGCTATCCTCCGCCCCAG CTTGTAAAGAATCGCCTGGAAACTTCTGGAAGTTCTGTGTTGTCGCTGGGAGAGTCCGTATGTAAGGCGAGCCTTATCGCTCTGCTCTCGGCCTCTCTGTTCGTAGCCAATCCTGCATTCGCCTTTAAG GGTGGGGGTCCGTACGGTGCGGAGGTGACTAGGGGCCAGGACCTCACCGGCAAGGACTTTAGCGGCAAGACTTTGATCAAGCAAGACTTCAAAACG TCGATATTGAGGCAAGCGAATTTCAAAGGCGCCAAGTTATTAGGTGCTAGCTTCTTTGATGCTGATTTAACAG GGGCTGATCTTTCTGATGCAGATCTAAGAGCTGTGGACTTTTCTTTGGCCAATGTGACAAAG GCGAATCTGAGCAACGCTAACTTAGAAGGTGCAGTAGCCACAGGCAACACATCTTTCAAAGGGTCAAATATTACGGGTGCAG ACTTCACAGATGTGCCTCTGAGAGAAGATCAACGGGAATATCTCTGCAAAGTTGCCGATGG GGTGAATCCGACAACTGGAAACCCAACACGTGAAACCTTGCTTTGCAATTAA